One Jeotgalicoccus saudimassiliensis DNA window includes the following coding sequences:
- a CDS encoding sensor histidine kinase, with protein MKLGTKIQLYTTVMIAIAVMLTNCLIYFAYKHYSLEAEAGQLENRGNNIITEIQKATESGISGETVLQYFSLSDGYITMIGEDENHIVRIATDESYLELSKPYRTSKFTDNVTLNDEHFVMVSLPVIWQDGNVHSLQIYENVNFLYETYNLLKWILIISTLVLLTLVFVLNQIITNLITSPIKSLVERMNDKENIRRYKTLPDNKSDAYELKMLTGAYNDMMLTLKVHDDNQQAFIMNASHELKTPLTVISSYARMLERFGKTREDLLDEGITAISEETTRMKYLTEQFLSFTKVTHSDTGGEMEYIPVVKLIESVVYRLEKVFKRNINIDASGRNPHIYVHPPAFEQLLRIFLDNAHKYSSDDIDVAVDETAHAVLIKITDYGIGIPEEDLGDIFTRFYRVDKARTRKTGGSGLGLSIAKQLADNNDIKISVSSKVDEGTTFTLIIKKEADNGEAE; from the coding sequence ATGAAACTTGGAACAAAAATACAGCTGTACACGACAGTAATGATTGCCATTGCTGTTATGCTGACCAATTGTTTAATTTACTTTGCCTATAAACATTATTCGCTGGAAGCGGAAGCGGGACAGCTTGAAAACCGCGGCAACAATATAATTACAGAAATTCAAAAAGCAACAGAGAGCGGTATCAGCGGTGAAACCGTGCTCCAGTATTTTTCGCTGTCGGACGGTTATATAACGATGATAGGTGAAGATGAAAACCATATCGTCAGAATCGCGACTGATGAAAGCTATCTCGAATTATCGAAGCCTTACCGGACATCGAAGTTTACGGATAATGTCACACTGAACGATGAACATTTTGTTATGGTGTCCCTGCCTGTTATTTGGCAGGACGGCAATGTCCACAGTCTTCAGATTTACGAGAATGTGAACTTCCTGTACGAGACATACAATTTATTAAAATGGATATTAATCATTTCAACTCTCGTGCTTCTGACTCTTGTGTTTGTGCTGAATCAGATCATTACAAATCTGATTACCAGCCCGATTAAGAGTCTTGTGGAGAGAATGAATGATAAAGAAAACATACGGCGCTACAAAACACTGCCTGACAATAAATCAGATGCGTATGAGCTGAAAATGCTCACGGGTGCATACAACGATATGATGCTGACGTTAAAAGTGCACGATGATAACCAGCAGGCATTTATTATGAATGCCTCCCATGAATTAAAAACGCCTCTGACGGTAATCAGTTCATATGCACGGATGCTGGAGCGCTTCGGTAAAACGCGTGAAGATCTGCTGGATGAAGGAATAACGGCGATATCAGAAGAAACGACACGGATGAAATATCTGACAGAACAGTTTCTCAGTTTTACGAAAGTAACGCATAGCGATACAGGCGGGGAAATGGAGTACATTCCTGTCGTGAAGCTGATTGAGAGTGTTGTATATCGTCTTGAAAAAGTATTTAAGCGGAATATTAATATCGATGCATCCGGTCGGAATCCGCACATTTATGTGCATCCTCCGGCATTTGAGCAGCTGCTGCGTATTTTTCTCGACAACGCCCACAAGTACAGCAGCGATGATATAGATGTGGCAGTGGATGAAACGGCTCACGCGGTCCTGATTAAAATTACGGATTACGGTATTGGAATACCGGAAGAGGATTTAGGAGATATATTCACCCGCTTTTATCGTGTGGATAAAGCCCGTACGAGAAAAACGGGCGGTTCCGGTCTCGGTTTATCAATAGCAAAACAGCTGGCGGACAATAACGATATTAAAATATCTGTCAGCAGTAAAGTGGATGAAGGAACGACATTCACATTAATAATTAAAAAGGAGGCTGACAATGGCGAAGCGGAGTAA
- a CDS encoding response regulator transcription factor — protein sequence MEKILIVEDDEKIARVIQLELEFEEYETDIAYTGKEALEKYETGGYSLILLDVMIPELNGLEVLRRIRQKDAGIKIIMLTARDAVMDKVSGLDSGANDYMTKPFEVEELLARIRVHLKSAEKSEVKSEVIEHRHLEIRPLAREVYSNGEAVYLTQKEYDVLLYLINNKNQALSRDQIIDAVWGYDYFGDTNTVDVYVRYIRKKLDTDKPSLISSVRGIGYIIKD from the coding sequence ATGGAGAAAATACTGATCGTCGAAGACGATGAAAAAATTGCACGTGTGATTCAGCTTGAACTGGAATTTGAAGAATATGAAACAGATATTGCGTATACAGGCAAAGAGGCACTTGAGAAATATGAGACCGGCGGCTATTCACTGATTCTGCTGGATGTGATGATTCCTGAACTGAACGGACTGGAAGTGCTCAGGAGAATCAGACAGAAAGACGCCGGCATTAAAATAATTATGCTGACAGCAAGAGATGCTGTGATGGACAAAGTCAGCGGACTCGACTCAGGTGCCAATGATTACATGACGAAGCCGTTTGAAGTTGAAGAGCTGCTCGCAAGAATCCGCGTGCACCTGAAATCTGCTGAAAAAAGCGAAGTGAAATCGGAAGTGATAGAACACCGCCACCTCGAAATCAGACCGCTTGCAAGGGAAGTTTACAGTAACGGTGAAGCGGTGTACTTAACACAAAAAGAATACGATGTGCTTCTTTATCTTATCAATAACAAAAATCAGGCGCTGTCCCGCGATCAGATTATTGATGCAGTGTGGGGATATGACTATTTCGGCGATACGAATACGGTGGATGTCTACGTGCGCTATATACGTAAGAAACTGGATACAGACAAACCATCACTAATCTCCAGTGTTCGCGGCATTGGTTATATTATTAAGGATTAA
- a CDS encoding PepSY domain-containing protein: MKLSKNILFGGVLASALVLGACGANASADDMEWETEAAAGSGDTDPVDNIALKDAFKDNKSAEAIEIAHENFDGILEGISYEEDDGVYYYEVKFENSTNEYEVKLNADDLTVIDEENDNENDERGFKRLEAAQNDKIISLTAAKEAAEAAAEGEADEWDYDVDDFKYEFEIGEFEVTINAKTGDVTEIDD; the protein is encoded by the coding sequence ATGAAATTAAGCAAAAACATTTTATTCGGCGGTGTACTGGCATCAGCGTTAGTATTGGGTGCATGTGGAGCGAACGCAAGTGCAGATGATATGGAATGGGAAACTGAAGCAGCAGCCGGGAGCGGAGACACTGACCCGGTAGACAATATTGCACTCAAAGATGCATTTAAAGATAATAAGTCTGCTGAAGCAATCGAAATTGCTCATGAGAACTTCGATGGTATTTTAGAAGGTATCAGCTACGAAGAAGACGACGGTGTATATTACTACGAAGTTAAGTTCGAAAACAGTACAAATGAATACGAAGTGAAGCTGAACGCAGATGATCTGACTGTTATTGACGAAGAAAATGATAACGAAAACGATGAACGCGGATTCAAGCGTCTTGAAGCAGCGCAGAATGACAAAATCATTTCTCTGACCGCAGCGAAAGAAGCGGCAGAGGCAGCTGCTGAAGGCGAAGCAGATGAATGGGATTATGATGTAGATGATTTTAAATACGAATTTGAAATCGGCGAATTCGAAGTAACAATCAATGCGAAAACAGGTGATGTAACTGAGATTGATGACTAG
- a CDS encoding DNA alkylation repair protein: protein MNRKKLRKDYFDKELAKRYASDISEVYPDFDSESFIDDAAIEIEGRRMSERIAVFAGKLKQYLPDDYVEATAILTAVLGQENEQFYFPFEKTHYYRAIAKFIEVYGREDFEQSMKAIEEVTKRDTAEFAIRPFIENDYDKVEKVFKRWGQSDNAHLRRLVTEGTRPRLPWAKKLDFLRNDVCENFRLLQPFLNDPSRYVEKSVANHLNDISKYYPEEVVSFLNENINETSLFIVKRALRTLKKQEHSDALELLETLK from the coding sequence ATGAACAGGAAGAAGTTGAGAAAGGACTACTTCGATAAAGAGCTGGCAAAGCGTTATGCTTCGGACATCAGTGAAGTATATCCAGATTTTGACAGTGAAAGCTTTATCGATGATGCAGCAATTGAAATCGAAGGCAGGCGTATGTCTGAACGTATCGCCGTATTTGCAGGGAAGCTTAAACAATATTTACCGGATGACTATGTTGAGGCGACTGCGATTCTGACTGCCGTGCTTGGTCAGGAAAATGAACAATTTTATTTTCCTTTTGAAAAAACACATTACTACAGAGCGATTGCAAAGTTTATAGAAGTATATGGACGTGAGGATTTTGAACAGTCGATGAAAGCGATAGAAGAAGTAACGAAACGGGATACTGCGGAGTTCGCCATCCGTCCGTTTATAGAAAATGATTACGATAAAGTGGAAAAGGTTTTTAAAAGATGGGGACAGAGTGATAATGCACATTTAAGAAGACTTGTAACAGAAGGAACGAGACCGCGGCTGCCGTGGGCAAAAAAGCTGGATTTTTTAAGAAACGATGTCTGTGAGAACTTCAGACTGCTGCAGCCTTTTCTTAATGATCCGTCGAGATATGTGGAAAAGTCAGTCGCAAACCATCTGAATGATATATCGAAGTACTATCCAGAAGAAGTCGTTTCATTTTTAAATGAGAATATTAATGAAACATCTTTGTTTATCGTAAAAAGAGCGCTCAGAACACTTAAGAAACAAGAACACAGCGATGCGCTTGAACTGCTTGAAACGTTAAAATAA
- a CDS encoding DegV family protein, producing the protein MKIAYIVDSTASLSDELAGRSDVFQVHLSVTFKDGSVFKDTTDDAQLKSFYQRLATEKDIPKSSQPQVGEYYEVVEDIISRGFDTIIALHIGKGISGTYQSADMVLNEYKEDGKIDYSLIDTNGTSFIIEHLLEQTIEQIEKGVPVPDTVSRIEKLVEDTQIYLVVDDLNYLVKGGRLGAGSAFIGSLFKIKPVVYFADDGNVKPFDKVRTNSRVIKLWEKLIEEAMDKFNGKIKIAIAHGDIAEEAYQIKKRFENMYPGISCRVGYLTPALGVHGGPGSKGLGILPYI; encoded by the coding sequence ATGAAGATTGCATATATCGTTGACAGTACTGCGAGCTTGTCAGATGAACTGGCAGGACGTTCAGATGTATTTCAGGTGCATTTATCTGTAACGTTCAAAGACGGATCGGTATTTAAAGATACAACGGATGACGCACAGCTTAAATCATTTTATCAGCGTCTCGCAACGGAAAAAGACATTCCGAAATCATCGCAGCCGCAGGTTGGCGAATATTATGAAGTGGTCGAAGACATCATTTCCAGAGGGTTCGATACGATTATTGCCCTGCATATCGGAAAAGGTATCAGTGGAACATATCAGAGTGCCGATATGGTGCTTAATGAATATAAAGAAGACGGCAAAATAGACTATTCACTTATAGATACGAACGGTACTTCGTTCATAATAGAACACCTTCTTGAACAGACAATTGAGCAGATTGAAAAAGGTGTGCCGGTTCCGGATACTGTCAGCAGGATTGAAAAGCTTGTTGAAGATACTCAGATCTATCTGGTGGTGGACGATTTAAATTACCTTGTTAAAGGCGGCAGACTGGGAGCGGGCAGTGCGTTTATCGGCAGCCTGTTCAAAATTAAACCGGTCGTTTACTTCGCTGATGACGGCAATGTGAAACCTTTTGACAAAGTGCGTACGAACAGCCGTGTCATTAAGTTATGGGAAAAGCTGATTGAAGAAGCGATGGACAAATTCAACGGGAAAATTAAAATTGCTATTGCCCACGGTGATATTGCCGAAGAAGCATATCAGATTAAAAAAAGATTTGAAAATATGTACCCCGGCATCAGCTGCCGCGTCGGTTATTTAACGCCTGCACTTGGCGTACACGGTGGTCCCGGAAGCAAGGGCCTCGGCATTTTGCCATATATATAA
- a CDS encoding AbgT family transporter, whose translation MTDKTGKKSFFQRFLDAVERVGNKLPDPFALFLGLAFLIIVISWIASLFDASVIHPGNGETLPINSLLSGAGLQFILTSMLDNFTGFAPLGLVLSMMLGIGLAEKVGLLDYAIRKTILKSPPFLVTYTVVFVGILGNLASDAAAVIIPPLGALVFYKLGRHPLAGLAAGFAGAGAGFTANLFIAGTDVLLSGISTEAARLIDDTIVITPVDNWYFNIVSTFMLTIIGGLITSRFIEPRLGKYKGESLEEDDAEELPNAKKGLIAAIITGALYWVVIVGVILMPDSPLANEDGGIIPSPFIDGIVPIILIFFVLIGLAFGITTGKIKTTKDATHYMTESIKDMAGYIVLVFAIAQFIAYFNWTNLGTWLAVNGAEFLESVEFTGLGLIIGYVLFTAALNFLITSGSAKWAIEAPIFVPMFMQLGYDPAFTQAAYRIADSSINIVTPLFPYMVIILAFMKRYDKNASIGTYMSIMLPYSLVFLLAWIILLGIFYFTGLPLGPGASVFLEDRVQ comes from the coding sequence TTGACAGATAAAACAGGGAAGAAAAGTTTTTTTCAAAGGTTTCTGGACGCTGTAGAACGTGTCGGAAACAAGCTTCCGGATCCATTCGCATTATTTCTCGGGCTTGCATTTTTAATCATTGTAATTTCATGGATTGCCAGCCTGTTTGACGCTTCGGTTATACACCCGGGTAACGGGGAAACATTACCGATTAACAGTTTACTTTCAGGTGCAGGTCTGCAGTTTATACTGACATCCATGCTCGATAACTTCACAGGATTTGCTCCGCTCGGACTCGTTCTGTCGATGATGCTCGGTATTGGACTGGCCGAAAAAGTCGGACTTCTCGACTATGCCATCCGTAAGACCATTTTAAAATCGCCGCCATTTCTCGTTACATATACAGTAGTGTTCGTCGGTATTTTGGGTAACCTTGCATCGGACGCTGCTGCGGTAATTATCCCGCCGCTTGGTGCTCTCGTATTCTACAAGCTCGGCAGACATCCGCTTGCCGGTCTTGCTGCAGGTTTCGCCGGTGCAGGTGCAGGGTTTACTGCCAACCTGTTTATTGCCGGAACTGATGTACTCTTATCTGGTATCTCTACAGAAGCAGCACGTTTAATTGACGATACGATTGTTATTACGCCGGTAGATAACTGGTACTTCAACATTGTATCGACATTTATGCTGACAATTATCGGTGGACTGATTACTTCACGCTTTATCGAACCCCGCCTTGGTAAATATAAAGGCGAGAGTCTTGAAGAAGATGATGCAGAAGAACTGCCAAATGCGAAAAAAGGGCTTATCGCTGCAATTATTACCGGTGCATTGTACTGGGTTGTTATCGTCGGAGTTATTCTTATGCCGGACAGCCCGCTTGCAAATGAAGACGGCGGTATTATACCGTCACCGTTTATCGACGGTATCGTACCGATTATACTTATTTTCTTTGTATTAATTGGTCTCGCATTCGGTATTACAACAGGGAAAATCAAGACGACAAAAGATGCGACTCATTATATGACTGAATCTATTAAAGATATGGCCGGTTATATCGTACTCGTATTCGCAATTGCACAGTTTATCGCGTACTTTAACTGGACTAACCTTGGAACATGGCTCGCGGTAAATGGTGCCGAATTCCTTGAATCAGTTGAATTTACAGGTCTCGGCCTTATTATCGGCTACGTATTGTTCACAGCAGCCCTTAACTTCCTGATTACATCCGGTTCGGCAAAATGGGCAATTGAAGCACCGATTTTCGTACCGATGTTTATGCAGCTCGGATATGATCCGGCCTTTACACAGGCTGCTTACCGTATCGCCGACTCATCAATTAATATTGTTACACCGTTGTTCCCGTATATGGTTATTATTCTTGCATTCATGAAACGTTACGATAAAAATGCAAGTATTGGTACGTACATGTCAATCATGCTGCCGTACTCATTAGTATTCCTGCTGGCATGGATTATTCTTCTCGGAATATTCTACTTCACAGGATTACCGCTTGGACCTGGAGCTTCAGTATTCCTGGAAGACAGAGTTCAGTAA
- a CDS encoding amidohydrolase — protein MSLHSQLINWRRDFHQHPELGFLEMRTSTIVADTLEKLGYDIKIGLEVMHPDFTMGKPSPEETAAHYEWAKNNGAVLKYLDKVSEGYTGIAATLRTGIDGPTVVYRVDMDALPIYESESPDHFPLQQGFRSVNNEMHACGHDVHTSIGLGLASLLMENKEKLKGTVKILFQPAEEGTRGARSMVEAGAVDDADYFIASHIGTGVPFNHFLGSNNGFLATTKLDVTFKGISSHAGGQPEEGKNAMLAAANAVINLNAIPRHSGGATRINVGELHAGSGRNVIADRASLKIETRGTTSELNDYMKQYAESIIKGAAGMFQVDYHIETVGEGKSAEGSTELATVLVESAESEQLVTQLEENKPSGSEDATFFINRVQEQGGQATYCVFGTDLAAGHHNEAFDVNEDSMMPAVQTLFNSAVLLTNK, from the coding sequence GTGTCATTACATTCACAGCTGATAAACTGGCGCAGAGACTTTCATCAGCATCCCGAACTTGGTTTTCTTGAAATGCGCACATCAACGATAGTTGCAGATACTCTCGAAAAACTCGGCTACGATATTAAAATCGGCCTGGAAGTGATGCATCCTGATTTCACTATGGGCAAACCGTCACCGGAAGAAACAGCAGCACATTACGAATGGGCAAAGAACAACGGTGCGGTACTGAAATATTTGGATAAAGTCTCAGAAGGCTATACAGGTATTGCCGCTACGTTAAGAACCGGTATTGACGGTCCGACCGTCGTTTACCGCGTTGATATGGATGCACTGCCTATCTATGAATCAGAGTCTCCGGATCATTTTCCGCTGCAGCAGGGCTTCCGTTCAGTGAATAACGAGATGCATGCATGCGGCCATGATGTTCACACATCTATTGGTCTTGGTCTTGCCTCACTTCTGATGGAAAATAAAGAAAAGTTAAAAGGGACTGTTAAAATTCTTTTCCAGCCAGCAGAAGAAGGTACCCGCGGAGCACGTTCAATGGTTGAAGCAGGTGCGGTCGACGATGCTGATTACTTTATTGCGTCGCATATCGGCACAGGCGTACCGTTCAATCATTTTCTCGGTTCCAACAACGGTTTCCTTGCGACGACTAAGCTCGATGTCACATTTAAAGGCATATCGTCGCATGCCGGCGGTCAGCCTGAAGAGGGTAAAAACGCGATGCTCGCGGCAGCAAACGCGGTGATTAATTTAAATGCAATTCCGCGCCATTCCGGCGGGGCCACACGTATTAACGTCGGTGAACTTCACGCAGGAAGCGGACGCAACGTTATCGCAGACCGCGCATCTTTAAAAATTGAAACAAGAGGCACGACCAGCGAGCTGAATGATTATATGAAACAGTATGCCGAATCGATTATTAAAGGCGCTGCCGGTATGTTTCAAGTCGATTATCATATTGAAACAGTCGGTGAAGGAAAGAGCGCTGAAGGTTCAACTGAACTTGCAACTGTACTTGTCGAATCAGCCGAAAGTGAACAGCTCGTTACACAGCTGGAAGAAAACAAGCCGAGCGGCAGTGAAGATGCTACATTTTTCATTAATCGCGTACAGGAGCAGGGCGGTCAGGCAACATATTGTGTTTTCGGGACAGATCTTGCTGCAGGACATCACAATGAGGCATTTGATGTTAATGAAGACAGCATGATGCCGGCAGTACAGACTTTATTCAATTCTGCTGTGCTTCTCACTAATAAATAA
- a CDS encoding BCCT family transporter, protein MTNHSTSSEKSNKISYVFIFAALAIGILVIIGAIFPDQFGDISSSISGWVTEYFGWYYMILVTAIVLFCIFLVFSPIGKLKLGQPDDVPEFNTVSWITMLFSAGMGIGLVFYGAGEPMAHFMSPPTADAGTTAALTEAMESTFLHYGIHAWAIYGIVGLSLAYSSFRKGEVGLLSKSLRPLFGNLVDGWLGILVDVLAVFATVIGVAVSLGIGAMQINGGLNYLFDIPVSLVTQGIIIAVVTVLFLYSAWSGLSKGIQYLSNINMVLAAILFAVIIIVGPTMLILNLMTTGTGGYLSSIVFNSFDVAPLNPQKEEWLSSWTIYYWGWWMSWSPFVGIFIARVSKGRTIREFIIAVLLVPTVIGIIWFSVFGITGISTAMDKPEIFNMATEVQLFAVFDQLPMGAIMSILAILIVSIFFITSADSATFVLGMQSSHGNLTPSGKTKITWGISLSAIAFTLLAAGGETGLNALQSAAIIAALPFSFIIIAMMIAFYKDANNERKYLGLSITPDRERMKNYKESTLEEYQEDLEAYADEDKPKGI, encoded by the coding sequence ATGACAAATCATTCGACATCGTCTGAGAAGTCAAATAAAATTTCTTATGTTTTCATATTCGCTGCATTAGCTATAGGAATACTCGTTATTATAGGAGCTATATTTCCAGATCAATTTGGTGATATCTCCAGCAGTATATCCGGATGGGTAACAGAATATTTCGGATGGTACTATATGATACTGGTCACCGCTATCGTACTCTTCTGTATCTTCCTGGTATTCAGTCCCATTGGTAAACTGAAACTCGGACAGCCGGACGATGTTCCGGAATTTAACACTGTATCATGGATCACAATGCTGTTCAGTGCCGGGATGGGTATCGGTCTTGTGTTCTACGGTGCTGGGGAGCCTATGGCTCACTTTATGTCACCGCCGACAGCTGACGCGGGTACTACAGCGGCTCTGACTGAAGCTATGGAATCAACATTTCTGCACTATGGTATTCATGCATGGGCAATATACGGTATCGTAGGTTTATCCCTTGCATACTCAAGTTTCAGAAAAGGTGAAGTTGGTCTTTTATCCAAGTCACTTCGTCCGTTATTTGGAAATCTTGTCGACGGCTGGCTTGGAATTCTTGTTGACGTACTTGCAGTATTCGCAACGGTTATCGGGGTTGCAGTATCTCTTGGTATCGGTGCAATGCAGATTAACGGCGGATTGAACTACTTATTTGATATTCCTGTGAGTCTGGTAACTCAGGGAATTATCATTGCCGTTGTAACAGTTCTGTTCCTGTACAGTGCATGGAGCGGTCTGAGCAAAGGTATCCAGTATTTAAGTAACATAAACATGGTCTTGGCTGCAATTCTGTTTGCTGTCATTATTATAGTCGGCCCGACTATGCTCATCTTAAATTTGATGACTACAGGTACAGGCGGCTACTTAAGCTCTATCGTCTTTAACAGCTTTGATGTTGCACCGCTGAATCCGCAAAAAGAAGAATGGCTGAGTTCATGGACGATTTATTACTGGGGCTGGTGGATGAGCTGGAGCCCGTTCGTCGGAATATTTATTGCCCGTGTTTCTAAAGGCCGTACAATCCGTGAATTTATAATTGCAGTATTACTTGTACCGACTGTAATCGGAATTATCTGGTTCAGTGTGTTCGGTATTACAGGTATTTCCACTGCAATGGACAAGCCGGAAATATTTAATATGGCGACAGAAGTACAGCTGTTTGCAGTCTTTGATCAGCTGCCGATGGGTGCAATTATGTCAATTCTCGCTATATTAATAGTCAGTATATTCTTTATTACATCTGCCGACTCGGCAACTTTTGTACTCGGTATGCAGTCGTCTCACGGTAATTTAACACCGTCAGGTAAAACGAAAATTACATGGGGAATTTCACTGTCTGCAATTGCATTCACACTTCTTGCAGCAGGCGGGGAAACAGGGTTAAACGCCTTACAGTCCGCTGCGATTATCGCTGCGCTGCCATTCAGTTTCATCATTATAGCAATGATGATTGCATTTTATAAAGATGCAAACAATGAACGTAAATATTTAGGTCTTTCAATCACTCCTGACCGGGAGCGTATGAAGAACTACAAAGAAAGCACTCTTGAAGAGTATCAGGAAGACCTTGAAGCATATGCTGATGAGGATAAACCGAAAGGGATTTAA
- a CDS encoding alanine racemase, with amino-acid sequence MNYKEIDTPALLIDETVLNKNIKYMSNYAKEQNVKLRPHTKTHKMPHLAMEQVRNGAEGITVAKVGEAEIMAIYGLDDIFIANQIVGKQKLERIKKLAEQINISFGVDSVHHIEEIDEVFQGADKKAQVLIEIEVGEERSGIIEEVDYKLLLNSIRASKNVELKGIFSHDGHTYKAVDKDDCLDLFMTATTRTLHFANVARDMDFEVETISIGSTPPFMFGFDIPEGITEIRPGTYILMDGSQSNAIDSYAHSAASVLTTVISKPTAERVITDVGAKGLTAQSRSKGLTTTEGFGKIKEFEGVHIHGVFDEHAIIYNREFSNNVNIGDKISIIPNHICPVSNLYHKAYIVNDGEVVKEIEIAAQGKLQ; translated from the coding sequence ATGAACTACAAAGAAATAGATACACCAGCATTACTAATTGATGAAACTGTACTGAATAAAAACATTAAATATATGAGTAATTACGCAAAAGAACAAAATGTTAAGCTGCGTCCGCACACGAAAACACATAAAATGCCTCATCTGGCGATGGAACAGGTACGAAATGGTGCTGAAGGTATTACTGTCGCTAAAGTCGGAGAAGCGGAAATCATGGCAATTTACGGACTGGACGATATTTTCATCGCCAATCAGATTGTCGGAAAACAAAAACTTGAAAGAATTAAAAAACTTGCTGAACAGATTAATATTTCATTTGGTGTAGACAGCGTTCATCACATAGAAGAAATTGATGAAGTATTTCAAGGCGCTGATAAAAAAGCTCAGGTACTTATTGAAATCGAAGTAGGAGAAGAACGCTCGGGTATTATCGAAGAGGTCGACTATAAGCTATTGTTAAACAGCATCCGCGCTTCTAAAAACGTTGAACTGAAAGGAATTTTCTCACACGACGGGCATACGTACAAAGCGGTCGACAAAGATGACTGCCTTGATTTATTTATGACGGCAACGACACGCACACTGCATTTCGCAAATGTTGCGAGAGACATGGACTTCGAAGTTGAAACAATCAGTATCGGTTCCACACCGCCGTTTATGTTCGGTTTCGATATTCCTGAAGGCATCACAGAAATCCGTCCGGGAACATATATTCTAATGGACGGCTCACAGTCGAACGCAATTGATTCATATGCGCACTCAGCAGCGAGCGTCCTGACGACGGTGATCAGCAAGCCTACAGCAGAACGTGTAATTACGGATGTCGGTGCCAAAGGGCTGACAGCGCAGTCAAGAAGCAAAGGTTTGACAACGACAGAAGGCTTTGGGAAAATAAAAGAATTTGAGGGTGTTCATATTCACGGTGTATTTGATGAACACGCAATTATTTACAATCGGGAATTCAGCAATAATGTAAATATTGGTGATAAAATAAGTATTATTCCAAATCATATTTGTCCCGTATCTAATCTTTACCATAAAGCGTATATTGTTAACGACGGGGAAGTCGTTAAAGAAATTGAAATTGCCGCTCAGGGCAAACTTCAATAA
- a CDS encoding RidA family protein yields the protein MEEVHTKYSRNSKGHYVPGMIHNDTLYISGQLSLDFETGKIVKGGIAEETKRALSNMELVLNEAGLTKEDVIMVRLYTSDVDNWDVINDEYSKYFGTHKPARAVVPTKELHYGCLVEIEAVAAVK from the coding sequence GTGGAAGAAGTGCATACTAAATATTCACGTAACAGCAAAGGACATTATGTACCCGGGATGATACATAACGATACTCTCTATATTTCCGGACAGTTATCTTTGGATTTTGAGACCGGTAAAATAGTTAAAGGCGGTATCGCTGAAGAAACAAAACGAGCACTATCCAATATGGAACTGGTATTAAACGAAGCAGGTCTGACTAAAGAAGATGTGATAATGGTCAGATTATACACGTCTGACGTCGATAACTGGGATGTTATTAACGATGAATACAGCAAATATTTCGGAACTCACAAACCTGCACGAGCAGTCGTGCCGACAAAAGAACTGCACTACGGCTGTCTGGTTGAAATCGAAGCTGTTGCAGCTGTAAAATAA